TCAAAAGAAGAAGCAAAAGACGTATTGATTAATATCTCAAGCGGAAGTTATAACCCAAGTCAGATTTCGGCATTTTTGACCGTATTTATGATGCGTAGTATTACTATTGAAGAGCTTTCGGGTTTTCGCGAAGCTTTACTGGAATTATGCATCCGTGTTGATTTATCAGCTTACAACACCATCGATCTGTGCGGAACGGGCGGTGACGGAAAAGACACTTTCAACATCTCGACTTTAGCGTCATTTATATCAGCTGGAGCTAGAATAAAAGTAGCAAAACACGGAAATTATGGCGTTTCATCGATTTCAGGATCGAGCAACGTAATGGAAAAAATGGGAATCAAATTCAGCAATGATCCTTCGTTTTTAGAAAAATGTATTGACAAAGCAGGAATTTGTGTTTTACACGCACCATTATTTCACCCAGCAATGAAAAATGTTGGACCAATCCGTAAAGAATTAGCCGTAAAAACCTTCTTTAATATGTTGGGACCAATGGTAAATCCATCGTTTCCTAAAAATCAATTGGTCGGCGTTTTCAATCTTGAATTAGCTAGAATGTACGCCTACTTGTATCAAAGTACTGATATCAATTTCACTATTTTGCATTCGCTTGACGGATATGACGAAATCTCCTTAACAGGTCCAACAAAAATCATTACAAGCGATATGGAAGGCATGTTAAAACCGGAAGATTTTAAAGTTCGCCTTTTATCACAAAGAGAAATTGAAGGAGGAAGAACAATCGAAGAATCGGCAGATATGTTTGTCAATATCATTTCCGGAAAAGGAAGTGAGGCACAAAATAATGTTGTTTGTGCAAATGCAGCAATGGCGATTTCAACAGTAACAAAATGCTCTCCACAAGAAGGCTTTAAACAAGCGAAAGAAAGCTTGTTCTCTGGAAAAGGATTAAAAGCATTGCAAACATTACAAGAATTAAGTAAGTAAAATTTAGTTTCAAGTTTTTTTTGTTTCAGGTTCCAACAACTTGAAACAAAAAAAACTTGAAACCTGAAACAAAGAAAACATGAACATTTTAGATAAAATAATTATAGATAAACAGCGAGAAGTCGTTCTTAAAAAATCAATCATTCCGATTTCGCAATTGGAAAGTTCAGTATTTTTTGGAAGAGAAACCATTTCTTTAAGTCAAAAACTAAAAACAAGTTCAACCGGAATTATTGCAGAACATAAACGTCGTTCTCCATCAAAATCAGTAATTAACCAAAGTTTTACGGTTGAAGAAGTGGTAAAAGGATATGAAAATGCAGGTGCTTGCGGAATCTCAGTTTTAACAGATGGAAAGTATTTTGGAGGTTCTCTTGACGATTTACTTTTGGCAAGAGCAAGTGTAAATATTCCGCTATTGCGAAAAGAATTTATAGTTGATGAATATCAAATTCTGGAAGCGAAAGCTTTTGGAGCCGATTTGATTCTATTGATTGCAGCGGTTTTAACTCGTGAAGAAATAAAATCATTATCAGAATTTGCTAAAAAACTAGGTTTAGAAGTTTTATTGGAAGTTCACAATCAGGAAGAATTAGAAAAATCGATTATGCCAAGTTTGGACATGATTGGTGTAAATAATCGAAACCTAAAAACTTTTGAAGTAAGTCTGGATTTCAGCAAACAACTTGCCTCTCAAATTCCAAATGATTTTGTAAAAGTTTCTGAAAGCGGAATCTCATCAATCGAAGCCATTTCTGAACTAAGACCTTACGGTTACACCGGTTTTTTAATTGGAGAAAACTTCATGAAAACCGATAACGCGGGAGAAGCTGCAACTGAATTTATAAGCAAGCTGAGTCTTTGACGGCTTGCCACAAAGTCACAAAGTCGCAAATTTAATTTGTGCCAATTAGTGAAATTAATAAAAACAAAAACTTAGTGTCTTAGCGCCTTCGCGGCAAAACAAATAAAAAAATGAAACTTAAAATCTGCGGTATGAAATATCCCGACAATATACTCGAAGTAGGATCGCTCCTACCCGATTATATGGGATTTATTTTCTGGGAAAAATCCGCTCGCTATTTTGACGGAACGATTCCGGAACTGATTCACACCATTAAAAAAACAGGCGTTTTTGTAGATGAAACTGTTGATAATATCATGTCAAAAGCTGAGAAATATCATTTACAGGCAGTTCAGTTACACGGAAAAGAATCTGTTGAATTTTGTCAGGAATTAAAATCTAAGATTGACGCCAAAATTGGTGTTACAATTGAAATCATCAAAGTCTTCTCTGTCGATGAAAGTTTTGATTTCGAAGTTTTAAAACCTTTTGAAAATGTGTGTGATTATTTCCTATTCGATACAAAAGGAAAATTACCAGGTGGAAACGGAACCACTTTTGACTGGAAAATATTAGAAAATTACAAATCTG
Above is a genomic segment from uncultured Flavobacterium sp. containing:
- a CDS encoding phosphoribosylanthranilate isomerase, whose translation is MKLKICGMKYPDNILEVGSLLPDYMGFIFWEKSARYFDGTIPELIHTIKKTGVFVDETVDNIMSKAEKYHLQAVQLHGKESVEFCQELKSKIDAKIGVTIEIIKVFSVDESFDFEVLKPFENVCDYFLFDTKGKLPGGNGTTFDWKILENYKSEKPLFLSGGIGIEEIPAIKNLKIPIYAIDVNSKFETEPGLKNKSLLRKFQKNLKPATLNPKQLHNEL
- the trpC gene encoding indole-3-glycerol phosphate synthase TrpC, whose translation is MNILDKIIIDKQREVVLKKSIIPISQLESSVFFGRETISLSQKLKTSSTGIIAEHKRRSPSKSVINQSFTVEEVVKGYENAGACGISVLTDGKYFGGSLDDLLLARASVNIPLLRKEFIVDEYQILEAKAFGADLILLIAAVLTREEIKSLSEFAKKLGLEVLLEVHNQEELEKSIMPSLDMIGVNNRNLKTFEVSLDFSKQLASQIPNDFVKVSESGISSIEAISELRPYGYTGFLIGENFMKTDNAGEAATEFISKLSL
- the trpD gene encoding anthranilate phosphoribosyltransferase, with protein sequence MKNILNKLINHEVLSKEEAKDVLINISSGSYNPSQISAFLTVFMMRSITIEELSGFREALLELCIRVDLSAYNTIDLCGTGGDGKDTFNISTLASFISAGARIKVAKHGNYGVSSISGSSNVMEKMGIKFSNDPSFLEKCIDKAGICVLHAPLFHPAMKNVGPIRKELAVKTFFNMLGPMVNPSFPKNQLVGVFNLELARMYAYLYQSTDINFTILHSLDGYDEISLTGPTKIITSDMEGMLKPEDFKVRLLSQREIEGGRTIEESADMFVNIISGKGSEAQNNVVCANAAMAISTVTKCSPQEGFKQAKESLFSGKGLKALQTLQELSK